The proteins below are encoded in one region of Nitrosomonas ureae:
- the glmM gene encoding phosphoglucosamine mutase, with product MTKKYFGTDGIRGRVGQFPITPDFIMHLGYSAGKVLAAADWHLMEGKRPTVLIGKDTRVSGYMLESALEAGLCAAGVDVLLSGPMPTPAIAYLIRALRLQAGIVISASHNLFEDNGVKFFSAVGCKLPDEMEHKIEAELNTPIVTKPSAQLGKVQRIDDAAGRYIEFCKSTFPYNLDLRGLRIVIDCAHGAAYHIAGHVMHELGADVVTIGVQPNGLNINLECGATHGATLQKAVKHYHADLGIALDGDGDRVMMVDKQGRSYNGDQLIYIIAKHRKQRKILTGGVVGTLMTNLAIENQFKKLHIPFLRTNVGDRYILELLQEQGWHLGGENSGHIICMDKHTTGDGIISALQVLYALRDADKTLAEFMRGISLYPQRLINVKIPKPFNFTSNKAINTVRKEAEADLNGNGRLLIRASGTEPLIRVMVESQSKQKVNYWTERIAKVVQIASA from the coding sequence TTGACTAAAAAATATTTTGGAACAGATGGCATACGAGGCCGGGTAGGACAATTTCCTATTACGCCTGATTTTATTATGCACTTAGGCTATTCGGCCGGAAAAGTCTTGGCAGCCGCCGACTGGCATCTCATGGAAGGAAAACGTCCCACAGTTCTAATCGGCAAAGACACGCGAGTATCCGGTTATATGCTGGAATCTGCTCTGGAAGCCGGATTATGTGCAGCGGGCGTGGATGTTCTCCTGTCAGGACCAATGCCGACTCCAGCCATTGCCTATCTGATTCGTGCATTGCGGCTGCAGGCTGGTATTGTTATTTCAGCTTCACATAATCTGTTTGAAGATAATGGCGTAAAGTTCTTCTCCGCAGTCGGCTGCAAACTTCCGGATGAAATGGAGCACAAAATCGAGGCTGAGTTAAATACACCCATAGTAACCAAGCCTTCCGCACAGTTAGGTAAGGTTCAACGAATTGACGATGCCGCTGGTCGCTATATCGAATTCTGTAAAAGTACTTTCCCCTATAACCTGGATCTGCGCGGACTTCGCATTGTAATCGACTGTGCGCATGGGGCTGCATATCATATTGCCGGTCACGTTATGCATGAATTGGGCGCCGATGTCGTTACCATTGGCGTACAACCCAACGGATTAAATATCAATCTTGAATGCGGCGCTACTCATGGCGCCACATTGCAAAAAGCGGTTAAACACTATCATGCTGATTTGGGCATTGCGTTGGATGGCGATGGTGATCGGGTCATGATGGTGGATAAACAAGGTAGATCTTACAATGGCGATCAACTGATTTATATTATCGCTAAGCATCGGAAACAGAGAAAAATACTCACTGGAGGTGTCGTAGGCACCCTAATGACAAATCTAGCAATTGAAAATCAATTTAAGAAACTGCACATTCCTTTTCTCCGAACCAATGTCGGTGACCGCTATATACTCGAATTGCTGCAAGAGCAAGGGTGGCACCTTGGCGGCGAAAATTCCGGGCATATCATTTGCATGGACAAACATACAACCGGTGATGGCATAATATCCGCTTTGCAAGTTCTATATGCACTTCGGGATGCCGATAAGACATTGGCAGAATTTATGCGTGGCATCTCTCTATACCCGCAACGACTGATCAATGTAAAAATCCCCAAGCCATTTAATTTTACCAGCAATAAAGCGATTAATACTGTGCGCAAAGAAGCCGAAGCTGATCTAAACGGTAACGGGCGTCTACTCATTCGGGCCTCGGGAACGGAGCCCCTTATTCGTGTAATGGTCGAGAGTCAATCCAAACAAAAAGTTAATTACTGGACTGAGCGCATCGCTAAAGTCGTTCAAATTGCCAGCGCATAA
- the nadC gene encoding carboxylating nicotinate-nucleotide diphosphorylase yields the protein MQDLHNEIHANVQCALKEDIGAGDLTASLIPRESVLSAAIISRENAVLCGVQWFEACFLALSPETLITWFANDGDLVQSEQKLCEIQGKSRDLLTAERSALNFLQMLSAVATQTKRFVDAIADTETVIVDTRKTLPGLRLAQKYAVTCGGGVNHRLGLYDGILIKENHIIAAGSIRSALSRALAIAPPGAVIQIEVESLSELQEALTAGAAMVLLDNFTLKQLSEAVILTHQQSEKRVILEASGNITLDNVRQVAETGIDRISIGSLTKNIQAIDLSMRFKASK from the coding sequence TTGCAAGATTTACATAATGAAATACACGCTAACGTGCAATGTGCATTGAAAGAAGATATAGGTGCCGGTGACTTAACGGCATCACTGATTCCTCGTGAAAGTGTATTGAGTGCTGCGATAATCAGTAGGGAAAATGCCGTATTGTGCGGAGTACAGTGGTTTGAGGCTTGTTTCCTGGCATTATCGCCTGAAACGCTCATCACATGGTTTGCCAATGATGGGGATCTTGTTCAGTCTGAACAAAAGCTTTGTGAGATTCAGGGAAAATCCCGCGATTTGCTGACTGCAGAACGTTCTGCGCTGAATTTTTTGCAAATGTTATCCGCCGTAGCGACACAAACAAAACGTTTTGTCGATGCCATTGCGGATACTGAAACTGTCATTGTGGATACGCGTAAAACACTTCCCGGATTGCGGTTGGCGCAAAAATATGCCGTGACATGCGGCGGCGGCGTTAATCATCGCTTAGGTCTGTATGATGGGATTTTGATCAAAGAAAATCATATCATTGCGGCAGGCAGTATCCGATCCGCCTTAAGCAGAGCATTGGCGATTGCCCCTCCGGGAGCTGTTATCCAAATTGAAGTGGAATCCCTGTCGGAATTACAAGAAGCGCTGACGGCCGGAGCTGCCATGGTGCTGCTGGATAATTTTACGTTGAAGCAGTTATCGGAGGCAGTTATTCTGACGCATCAGCAATCTGAAAAGCGGGTAATTCTGGAAGCATCCGGTAACATAACACTGGATAACGTGCGTCAGGTGGCCGAAACCGGTATTGACCGAATTTCAATCGGTAGTTTAACTAAAAATATTCAGGCGATTGACTTGTCGATGAGATTCAAGGCATCGAAGTAA
- the folP gene encoding dihydropteroate synthase, whose protein sequence is MGIINVTPDSFSDGGLFLSTRKAIAHAKNLIDEGADILDIGGESTRPGSQYVNTDEELMRVIPVLEALADTGIPISIDTSKPEVMKHAIEAGAFMINDVNALRNPGALEAIAPHRHVQVCLMHMQGTPQRMQTNPQYKDVVSEVKYFLQQRIQAANAAGIALNRLVVDPGFGFGKTLQHNLSLLNQLNEFTTFGTPILAGLSRKSMLGAITGNNIDQRLHESVAAALLAVIKGAKIVRVHDVKASKAALAIYNALRDCDSQFDQ, encoded by the coding sequence ATGGGTATAATTAACGTAACCCCTGATTCCTTTTCAGATGGCGGGCTCTTTTTGTCCACCCGGAAAGCCATTGCGCATGCAAAAAACCTCATTGACGAAGGCGCTGATATTCTTGATATAGGTGGAGAATCAACGCGACCCGGAAGCCAGTATGTCAATACCGATGAAGAATTAATGCGCGTTATACCCGTACTGGAGGCTCTTGCAGACACCGGTATTCCTATTTCCATAGATACTTCCAAACCTGAGGTGATGAAGCATGCAATCGAAGCGGGAGCTTTTATGATTAATGATGTCAATGCACTGCGCAACCCGGGAGCGCTGGAAGCTATAGCACCGCATAGGCATGTGCAGGTTTGTTTGATGCATATGCAAGGCACGCCCCAAAGGATGCAAACCAATCCGCAATACAAAGATGTGGTCTCTGAGGTAAAATATTTTTTACAACAGCGAATCCAAGCGGCAAACGCAGCAGGTATTGCACTTAACCGGCTGGTTGTCGATCCCGGTTTTGGGTTTGGCAAAACATTGCAACATAATCTTTCATTACTTAATCAGCTCAATGAATTCACCACATTTGGTACTCCAATATTGGCAGGCTTGTCCCGCAAATCCATGCTGGGCGCAATTACCGGAAACAATATAGATCAGCGGCTGCATGAGAGTGTTGCCGCAGCCTTGCTTGCCGTAATCAAAGGTGCCAAAATTGTGCGCGTGCATGATGTCAAAGCAAGTAAAGCAGCTCTTGCTATCTACAATGCCCTGCGAGATTGCGATAGCCAGTTTGATCAGTAA
- the cysG gene encoding siroheme synthase CysG — protein MDYLPIFLDIKNKTCLIVGGGQVATRKVMLLLQAGAQVSVVAPELESVLDEYAAHGTINHRAKCFQPEHLHNIALVIAATNDHAINQQVSEAAQERRIPVNVVDNPALCTFIMPSIVDRSPLLIAVSSGGQSPVLARLLRAQLETMIPVAYARIATIAGKFRKRVKQHFTHPAKRRIFWETILQGPFTEMILAGKDKTAQNYLLQSLQQEKNEPPQGEVYLVGAGPGNPDLLTFRAMRLMQQADVVVYDRLVSTAILDMVRRDATRIYAGKERNRHTLKQESINQLLVRLAQEGKRVLRLKGGDPFIFGRGGEEIETLALNHIPFQVVPGITAASGVSAYAGIPLTHRDYAQSCIFVTGHLKNNTIDLDWPRLACPNQTIVVYMGLLGLPVLSRQLISHGLPSSMPAAIIQQGTTQQQEIVIGTLQTLPNLAATAHLSPPTLIIVGEVVKLHKNLAWFEPALENSKTHLIDMESNG, from the coding sequence ATGGATTACCTGCCAATCTTTTTAGATATTAAAAACAAAACTTGTCTGATCGTAGGTGGTGGTCAAGTCGCCACCCGCAAGGTTATGCTGTTGCTCCAGGCCGGTGCGCAAGTATCAGTGGTAGCACCTGAACTGGAGAGTGTTTTAGATGAGTACGCTGCTCACGGCACTATCAATCATCGGGCTAAGTGCTTTCAACCCGAACATCTGCACAATATTGCCCTGGTAATCGCTGCAACAAATGATCATGCTATTAATCAGCAAGTTTCCGAAGCGGCGCAAGAGAGACGGATTCCGGTTAATGTCGTTGATAACCCGGCATTATGCACTTTCATCATGCCATCCATCGTCGACCGCTCCCCACTCCTAATCGCGGTCTCCAGCGGCGGGCAATCACCGGTCTTGGCGCGATTGCTGCGTGCACAACTGGAAACCATGATACCTGTCGCTTACGCACGCATCGCTACCATTGCAGGAAAGTTTCGTAAGCGCGTAAAACAACACTTCACCCACCCGGCGAAACGGCGCATTTTCTGGGAAACAATCCTACAAGGTCCGTTTACTGAAATGATATTGGCTGGTAAAGATAAAACTGCTCAAAATTATTTGCTGCAATCGCTGCAACAGGAAAAAAATGAACCGCCGCAAGGTGAGGTTTACTTGGTCGGTGCCGGACCGGGTAATCCTGATTTACTGACTTTTCGTGCTATGCGTCTGATGCAGCAGGCCGATGTAGTCGTTTATGACCGTCTGGTCTCAACTGCAATTCTGGATATGGTGCGCCGTGACGCCACACGTATTTACGCTGGCAAGGAACGTAACCGCCACACACTGAAACAGGAATCGATCAATCAACTGCTGGTACGGTTGGCGCAGGAAGGTAAACGAGTGTTGCGACTTAAGGGGGGGGATCCTTTTATTTTTGGCCGGGGTGGTGAAGAAATTGAAACTCTGGCTTTAAACCATATTCCTTTTCAAGTTGTACCAGGTATTACGGCTGCATCGGGTGTTTCCGCATATGCAGGAATTCCGCTGACACACCGTGATTACGCGCAATCATGCATTTTTGTGACCGGTCATCTAAAAAATAATACGATTGATCTCGATTGGCCACGCCTCGCCTGCCCCAACCAGACCATTGTGGTTTATATGGGATTGCTTGGATTACCCGTGTTATCCCGGCAACTGATCTCCCACGGCTTGCCGAGTTCTATGCCCGCAGCAATCATTCAACAAGGTACGACGCAACAACAAGAGATCGTGATCGGAACCTTGCAAACACTACCTAACTTGGCCGCAACGGCGCATTTGTCCCCTCCCACGCTGATTATTGTTGGAGAAGTTGTCAAACTGCACAAAAATCTTGCATGGTTTGAGCCAGCACTTGAAAATTCTAAGACCCATTTGATTGATATGGAATCAAATGGTTAA
- a CDS encoding YezD family protein, with product MTQLTTTHKSNQLNTDVIEEILGAVTSIEYGSVEVVIHDGKVVQIECRKKIRLSQSKPTRKTLEP from the coding sequence ATGACACAACTAACAACAACACACAAGAGTAATCAACTTAATACGGATGTTATCGAAGAAATCCTGGGCGCTGTAACCAGTATCGAATATGGATCAGTTGAGGTTGTGATTCACGATGGCAAGGTTGTGCAAATAGAATGCCGTAAGAAAATTCGTTTAAGTCAAAGCAAGCCTACCCGGAAAACGCTGGAACCATGA
- a CDS encoding PstS family phosphate ABC transporter substrate-binding protein yields the protein MLNSLNFRAPIAAAFLSALFYAGFASATPIVKIDGSSTVFPITEAVAEDFQIAKRGAIRVTVGISGTGGGFKKFCRNEIDIVNASRPITELEMEACKKEGVQFVEMPIAFDALTVVVNPKNTWSKTITVEELQKIWEPSAQGKITSWNQINPAWPDKKIKLYGPGADSGTFEYFTEAIVGKAKSSRGDFTASEDDNVLVQGVASDLYALGFFGFAYYIENSKKINAVAIDSGDGGVLPSAATVENNSYKPLSRPIFIYVNAKSTEKPAVNEFINFYMQNATELVTEVKYFPLSKEVYDLNLEHLNKKKVGTVFKGTGTNIKLEDILKLESSL from the coding sequence ATGTTGAATTCTTTGAACTTCAGAGCTCCCATTGCAGCAGCTTTCCTGAGTGCGCTCTTCTATGCAGGCTTCGCCAGCGCCACGCCGATCGTGAAAATTGATGGCTCAAGCACTGTTTTTCCCATTACTGAGGCCGTTGCGGAAGATTTTCAAATAGCCAAACGCGGCGCAATTCGAGTCACTGTCGGCATTTCTGGAACAGGCGGCGGATTCAAGAAATTCTGCCGGAATGAAATCGATATCGTGAATGCATCCCGCCCCATTACTGAGTTGGAAATGGAAGCGTGTAAGAAAGAAGGTGTGCAATTTGTTGAAATGCCCATCGCTTTTGACGCTTTAACTGTGGTTGTTAACCCAAAAAACACGTGGAGCAAAACCATCACAGTCGAAGAATTGCAAAAAATATGGGAACCTTCCGCACAAGGCAAAATCACCAGCTGGAATCAAATAAACCCGGCATGGCCGGACAAAAAAATCAAACTTTATGGTCCAGGAGCGGATTCTGGTACCTTTGAGTACTTTACGGAAGCTATTGTTGGTAAGGCCAAATCAAGCCGTGGCGATTTTACGGCATCAGAGGATGATAACGTCCTGGTGCAAGGCGTTGCAAGTGATCTCTATGCATTAGGATTCTTCGGTTTTGCCTATTACATCGAAAATAGTAAAAAAATTAATGCCGTTGCAATTGATAGTGGGGATGGCGGTGTACTTCCTTCTGCGGCAACCGTAGAAAACAACAGCTATAAACCATTATCGCGCCCGATATTCATTTACGTTAATGCTAAATCCACAGAAAAACCGGCAGTGAATGAATTTATTAATTTCTATATGCAGAACGCAACAGAGCTGGTTACAGAAGTGAAATATTTCCCACTCTCCAAAGAAGTATATGATCTTAATCTCGAACACTTAAACAAGAAAAAAGTAGGTACTGTGTTCAAAGGCACCGGAACCAACATAAAACTGGAAGACATCCTTAAATTGGAATCTAGTTTATAA
- the ftsH gene encoding ATP-dependent zinc metalloprotease FtsH encodes MNNLIKNMAIWLVIALVLMTVFNQFSVRQPTQVPMEYSQFITELNQGRIAKVIIEGRTLKGTKSDGRRFTTYAPSDPWMVSDLLKAGVIVEAKPEEEPSMLMSIFISWFPMLLLIAVWIFFMRQMQGGGRNGGAFSFGKSKARMLDKSTNTVTFNDVAGCEEAKEEVAELVEFLRDPTKFQKLGGRIPRGVLMVGSPGTGKTLLARAIAGEAQVPFFSISGSDFVEMFVGVGASRVRDMFEQAKKHAPCIIFIDEIDAVGRQRGAGLGGGNDEREQTLNQLLVEMDGFEGAMGVIVIAATNRPDVLDPALLRPGRFDRQVTVPLPDIRGREQILHVHMRKVPLSPDVKADILARGTPGMSGADLANLVNEAALFAARSNKRLVDMDDFERAKDKIFMGAERRSMVMPEHERRNTAYHESGHAVVAQLLPKTDPVHKVTIIPRGRALGVTMQLPTEDRFSMEREEILQRISVMFGGRIAEEVFMKQMTTGASNDFERATDLARQMVTQWGMSDELGPMVYGENEGEVFLGRSVTTHKNMSEATMQKVDAEVRRIVDEQYAIARKLIEENKDKIEAMTQALLEWETIDSDQIKDIMEGRPPRPPKPPQIISSTASDESSTEETEEKSESQAPREVAKETD; translated from the coding sequence TAACTTAATTAAAAACATGGCCATTTGGCTGGTAATTGCACTAGTGTTGATGACTGTATTTAATCAATTCAGCGTTCGTCAACCGACGCAAGTGCCTATGGAATACTCGCAATTTATAACCGAATTGAATCAAGGCAGAATCGCTAAAGTTATTATCGAAGGACGCACACTTAAAGGGACAAAGTCTGATGGGCGGCGTTTCACCACATATGCGCCATCCGATCCTTGGATGGTAAGTGATCTGTTGAAAGCTGGTGTTATTGTTGAAGCAAAACCGGAAGAAGAACCCTCTATGTTGATGAGTATCTTTATTTCATGGTTTCCAATGCTTCTGCTGATAGCCGTATGGATATTTTTCATGCGCCAGATGCAAGGTGGCGGGCGTAATGGTGGTGCATTCTCATTTGGCAAAAGTAAAGCACGCATGCTCGACAAATCAACCAATACCGTAACCTTTAATGATGTTGCCGGTTGCGAGGAAGCTAAAGAAGAAGTTGCTGAACTGGTTGAATTCCTACGCGACCCTACAAAATTCCAGAAACTTGGGGGACGAATCCCACGCGGTGTATTGATGGTAGGTAGTCCGGGAACCGGAAAAACGTTGCTTGCTCGGGCTATTGCTGGAGAGGCTCAGGTACCGTTCTTTAGCATTTCCGGCTCAGATTTCGTTGAAATGTTTGTCGGCGTAGGCGCATCCAGAGTTCGTGATATGTTTGAGCAAGCCAAAAAACATGCGCCCTGCATTATCTTTATCGATGAGATTGATGCAGTAGGTCGTCAGCGTGGTGCTGGCCTAGGTGGCGGAAACGATGAACGCGAACAAACACTTAATCAGTTATTGGTAGAAATGGATGGATTTGAAGGTGCCATGGGCGTGATTGTAATCGCTGCAACCAACCGCCCCGATGTATTGGATCCAGCTTTGTTACGCCCCGGTCGTTTTGACCGTCAAGTAACGGTGCCATTACCTGATATACGGGGACGCGAACAAATTCTGCATGTCCATATGCGCAAGGTTCCGCTGTCACCTGATGTAAAAGCAGATATTCTTGCGCGTGGTACGCCCGGTATGTCGGGCGCTGATTTGGCGAACCTAGTCAATGAAGCAGCGCTGTTTGCGGCTCGAAGTAACAAACGTCTGGTAGATATGGATGACTTTGAACGTGCTAAAGACAAAATATTTATGGGTGCAGAACGACGCTCAATGGTTATGCCGGAACATGAACGTAGAAATACTGCTTATCATGAATCAGGGCACGCAGTAGTAGCTCAATTACTACCCAAAACTGACCCCGTACATAAAGTAACAATCATCCCAAGGGGCCGCGCTTTGGGTGTAACCATGCAACTGCCGACAGAAGATCGTTTCAGCATGGAACGTGAGGAAATACTACAAAGGATTTCGGTAATGTTTGGCGGGCGTATAGCTGAAGAAGTTTTCATGAAGCAAATGACCACTGGTGCATCGAATGATTTTGAGCGCGCGACAGACTTAGCACGTCAAATGGTAACCCAGTGGGGGATGTCTGACGAGCTTGGCCCAATGGTTTATGGTGAAAATGAAGGCGAAGTTTTTCTTGGTCGCTCAGTAACTACTCATAAAAACATGAGTGAAGCAACCATGCAAAAAGTTGATGCAGAGGTTCGCCGCATAGTCGATGAACAATATGCTATTGCACGCAAACTCATTGAAGAAAACAAAGACAAAATTGAGGCCATGACCCAAGCTTTACTGGAATGGGAAACGATTGATAGCGATCAGATCAAAGATATTATGGAAGGTCGCCCACCTCGCCCGCCCAAACCACCGCAAATCATATCTTCAACTGCGAGTGATGAGTCTTCAACAGAAGAGACTGAAGAGAAAAGCGAATCCCAGGCACCGCGAGAGGTCGCCAAAGAAACTGATTAA